ATCGTCCGCTCCCGCTTTCGCAGCGGCACGTGGGAATTCTCGGTCCTGTTGTTGAGGCCCTTGTGCGCGCGGTGCTCGACATCCGGCATGACCTGCCGTTTCGCCGCTCCATAGGAACGCAGCTTGTCCGTGATCATGCGCTTTGGTGCGAGGCCCTGTTTCGTCAGCAGCCTGGTGAGCAGGCGCTTGGCGGCCTTATTATTGCGGCGGTTCTGGACGATCTCATCGAGAACATATCCATTCTGGACGACAGCCCGCCACAACCAATGTTTCTTGCCGGCGATGGTGATGAGGACTTCGTCCAGGTGCCAAACATCATTGGGG
This DNA window, taken from Mesorhizobium loti, encodes the following:
- a CDS encoding transposase — encoded protein: MLLERGIVVSYETIRRWGKKFGPEYVRRLRRKRPSPNDVWHLDEVLITIAGKKHWLWRAVVQNGYVLDEIVQNRRNNKAAKRLLTRLLTKQGLAPKRMITDKLRSYGAAKRQVMPDVEHRAHKGLNNRTENSHVPLRKRERTMQGFRSPGSLQRFVSIFSAFRNLFVPAR